A single region of the Neisseriaceae bacterium genome encodes:
- a CDS encoding alpha/beta fold hydrolase, whose product MRNFIYYLSILLVFILGGCTTMNTKELVEHQLIDRAVIFGNPEITGADLSPDGQYVTFLKEYDGILNIWIKKIDEPFEKAKVLTDTKRPLSDYFWTDDSKYILYFKDNDGDENFNLYMLDPHEVTENKLPKSKNLTPFKDVRVTLFHLSQNNPDYIWIGLNDRDPAWHDLYKLTISSGKLERIYKNTDRITSYEFDWDDNLRILERTDENGNSELFKIDENKKLTKIFETPVSEFVSIGGWTKDNHSPYFITNKGDIDLATLFLFDMNSLKLSKIESDPNNRVDINGVSFNHNTREIIATSYTDDETMYYWKDEVREAQYNYLRKRFPDRRVTFSATDNNYDKFLIVVWGDKYAADTYLFQPNVDSEKDKLIYQYTSRPELKKVEKQLSPMKTIRYRSSDGLEIPGYLTIPVTKKAKNLPLVVLVHGGPKGPRDYWGYDPEVQFLANRGYAVLQPNFRASGGYGKKFLNAGDLQWGRLMQDDITYGVKYLVDKGIVDSKKVVIMGGSYGGYATLAGLAFTPEVYVAGVDIVGPSNLFTLLDSIPAYWEAGRAELYQMTGNPNTEEGKKILKNASPLFSVDKINKPLLIVQGANDPRVKQAESDQIVTALRDKGKKVVYLLAKDEGHGFAKPLNRMAMYAEIEKFLSEVLGGVYQPDMPSDVQKTLDSLRVDVNSFHQ is encoded by the coding sequence ATGAGAAATTTTATTTACTATTTAAGTATTTTATTAGTGTTTATACTGGGAGGATGTACAACAATGAATACTAAGGAGTTAGTAGAACACCAATTAATTGATAGAGCAGTTATTTTTGGTAATCCAGAAATAACGGGTGCAGATCTAAGTCCAGATGGTCAATATGTTACGTTTTTAAAAGAGTATGATGGAATTTTGAATATTTGGATTAAAAAAATAGATGAACCATTTGAAAAAGCAAAAGTACTAACAGATACTAAAAGACCTTTAAGTGATTATTTTTGGACAGATGATAGTAAATATATTTTATATTTCAAAGACAATGATGGAGATGAGAATTTTAATTTATATATGTTAGATCCACATGAGGTCACAGAAAATAAATTACCTAAATCTAAAAATTTAACACCTTTTAAAGATGTACGTGTCACTTTATTTCATTTGAGCCAAAATAATCCTGATTATATATGGATAGGTTTAAACGACAGAGATCCTGCATGGCATGACTTATATAAACTTACTATTTCAAGTGGTAAATTAGAAAGAATTTATAAGAATACAGACAGGATTACTTCATATGAATTTGACTGGGATGATAATTTACGTATTTTAGAAAGAACTGATGAAAACGGTAATAGTGAGTTATTTAAAATAGATGAAAATAAAAAACTAACAAAGATATTTGAAACACCTGTTTCTGAATTTGTGTCCATAGGTGGTTGGACTAAAGACAATCACTCTCCCTATTTTATTACTAATAAAGGGGATATTGATTTAGCGACTTTATTTCTATTTGATATGAATTCGTTGAAATTATCTAAGATTGAGTCTGATCCTAACAATCGAGTAGACATTAATGGAGTTTCATTCAATCATAATACTAGAGAGATAATTGCAACTAGTTATACAGATGATGAAACCATGTATTACTGGAAAGATGAAGTTAGAGAAGCTCAATATAATTACTTGAGAAAACGATTTCCGGATCGTAGGGTGACGTTTAGTGCTACCGATAACAATTATGATAAATTCTTGATCGTTGTATGGGGGGATAAATATGCTGCAGATACTTATTTATTTCAACCCAATGTCGATAGTGAAAAAGATAAGTTAATTTATCAATATACCAGTCGTCCCGAATTGAAGAAGGTAGAGAAACAATTATCACCAATGAAAACTATACGTTATAGAAGTAGTGATGGTTTAGAAATTCCGGGATATTTAACTATTCCAGTCACTAAAAAAGCTAAGAATTTACCATTAGTTGTATTGGTGCATGGAGGCCCTAAAGGCCCAAGGGATTATTGGGGATATGATCCTGAGGTTCAGTTTTTAGCTAATCGTGGTTATGCAGTTTTACAACCAAATTTCCGTGCTAGTGGAGGGTATGGTAAAAAGTTCTTGAATGCAGGTGATTTGCAATGGGGTCGCTTAATGCAAGATGATATTACCTATGGTGTGAAATATCTAGTGGATAAGGGAATAGTAGATTCGAAAAAAGTTGTAATCATGGGTGGAAGCTACGGTGGATATGCAACATTGGCAGGTTTAGCTTTTACACCAGAGGTATACGTAGCAGGTGTGGATATTGTTGGTCCGAGTAATTTATTTACTTTGCTAGATTCAATTCCTGCCTATTGGGAAGCAGGTCGAGCAGAGTTGTATCAAATGACTGGTAATCCAAATACTGAAGAGGGTAAGAAAATCTTGAAAAATGCTAGCCCTTTATTTAGTGTGGATAAAATTAATAAACCACTTTTAATTGTTCAAGGAGCAAATGACCCTAGAGTGAAGCAAGCAGAGTCAGATCAAATTGTGACAGCCCTTAGAGATAAGGGTAAAAAGGTGGTGTATTTATTAGCTAAAGATGAGGGGCATGGTTTCGCTAAACCTTTGAATCGTATGGCAATGTACGCAGAAATTGAGAAATTTTTATCAGAAGTATTGGGGGGAGTGTATCAACCAGATATGCCATCCGATGTACAAAAAACCTTAGATTCTTTGCGAGTGGATGTTAATTCATTTCATCAATAG
- the rnhA gene encoding ribonuclease HI, with translation MLDDNVYLYTDGACKGNPGSGGWGVLLCYRSHEKELYGGEANTTNNRMELTAVIKGLQVLKKNCNVVIYTDSQYVKNGVMQWMPNWKKNGWQTTNKKPVKNKDLWSKLDQELGQHQVVWHWVKGHAAHPGNERADILANLGYRSLFL, from the coding sequence ATGTTAGATGATAATGTTTATTTGTATACCGATGGTGCATGTAAAGGCAATCCCGGATCTGGTGGCTGGGGAGTTTTGTTATGTTATCGAAGCCATGAAAAGGAACTGTATGGGGGAGAAGCTAATACAACTAACAACCGTATGGAATTGACAGCAGTTATTAAAGGATTACAAGTATTAAAAAAAAATTGTAATGTTGTAATCTATACTGATTCTCAATACGTGAAAAATGGTGTCATGCAGTGGATGCCCAATTGGAAAAAAAATGGCTGGCAGACTACGAATAAAAAACCGGTTAAAAATAAAGACTTGTGGTCTAAGCTGGATCAAGAACTGGGTCAACATCAAGTAGTTTGGCATTGGGTTAAAGGACATGCAGCACACCCTGGGAATGAGCGTGCCGACATTTTAGCTAATTTAGGTTATAGGTCTTTATTTTTATAG